Sequence from the Parvicella tangerina genome:
AACAACAAGCTGGAACACATCAAATCAAGCATTAAGAATCGCCATTACTCACTGGTGCTTAAGGGAAAGACCCCTTCCATAGCTACTATTAAAAGCATCATGGAAGAAGAAGCGAAAGGAATTGCAGCTAGACTGGACACCACTGACTTCTTTAAGATTTTTGATAAGTACATGGAAGAAAAATCCAAAATGATAAAACACCAGACTTTCAAAAACTATCAAACATTTAGGACTTGTATGGTGGATTTTGTGAAAGCCGGATACAAACTGAATATAGATGCAATTGATGAAGTCTTTTGGAATCAGTTCTACACCTTCTGTGCTGAGGAAAAGAACTACCTCAACAACACCACTGCAAAACAAGTAAGATGTCTCAAGACCTTTTGCAACTGGATGTATGAAAAAAACTATATCGACCATCAGGAATATAAAAAGATTCCAGACCGTGAAGAAGATGGGGAAATCATTTACCTAACATGGGATGAAATTGAAGCAATAAAGAATTATGATTTTGACTTTAAACCCAGACTCGGAGTTGTTCGTGACCAGTTCATATTCCAAATCCATACAGGGCAGCGTATTGGTGACATTCTTAAATGCAAAATATCTGATATCATGTTTGATGCAGATACCAAACAACACTATTGGAAGAACTACCAAGAGAAAGGAAGCAGAACCAAAGCTACATACATTCCATTGTCAGAAACTGCAATGCAGATAGTAAACAAATATGCAGAAGACAGACCCACCGATTCTTACCTTTTCCCATCAAAAAGTAGACAGGCTATTAACGGTGACATCAAAGAGATATGTCGGTACGCTGGATTAGACAGTGAAATTACCATCACTCGATATAGCGGCAAGAAAAAAGTAAGCATAACCAAAGAAAAGTGGGAAATGATTACTAGCCATATAGCGCGCAAAACATTCATTTCTCAAGGACTAAGAAATGGTATCCCGAAGGACATAATCATGAAGATTACAGGCCATAAAGATGAACGGTCAGTACGTCATTATCTTAATTTGGATAAAGAGTTTATTTCGAAAGAGGCATTAAGAGTCTGGAAGTGATATACTTCTGGTTATGCCCCAAATAAAAGATTCTCCAATATTTTCGCCATCAATAATAATCCCTCGTGGACGCTGGAATCTATCTTTAATTTTATACAATTCTTCATCATTTAGTGGTACAGGGTTTCCTTTCATTGATTTATCAAGTCTGACCTCCTCAAGCCCTGTTCCATATCTTTTAATCCAATATGCTATAGTTTGCTTTGGTGCGTCTAATATTCTTGCGATAGTGTCGCTACCGATACCTTCAATATACAGCTGAAGTGCCTTTGCTTTGTAATATCTTTTGGCTGTCCCAAGTTGACTTAGGTTGTATTCATAACGGCAAACAGGGTTTTTACATCTAACCCTCTTTAACTCTCCATTCTCGTCTGCCTCATGATACCTCCACCTGTTATCTCCACAATCGGGACATTCATAACTCAATAATTTACCCATTTTCATACGTTTTAAATTATTACAAATATACATATCAATATTCATAGGCATGTAACTTTTGACAAAAGGGGACTGGACACAGGTCATGAAAAGAAAAATAATTACAGAAATTCCACTTGAGGAATTCAGAGCTCTGATGAAGACAGTAGTCAGAGAAGAGTTGACACAACTCCATGGAACCCCACATGCTCAAGATGGGGAATTGTTAAAAGCCAAAGATGTCGCACGTCTCTTAAAATGCTCTGTCCAGACAGTGTATAACTATAGACGCAGAGGTATCATCAAAAGTTGCAAGAAAGCTGGCCGTTCGTTGTACTTCAGTCGTCAACATATCGATGAAGCGCTTAAAACTATTGTTCACCCAAAACACTTAACTAAAAAGTCATAATCATGGAAAATCAAGTAGAACTAGGGATAATGTTTAATGTACAGCATGTTGATCCCACTATCTGGCGGTCTGATTTAGGTTTTGATTATCAGAGCATGCTTCTGATCCATCTGCAATCTGACCCCCATGTAATCTTAGCAATTAGAGGTGATCTATTGGCACCGAAGCAGGTAGTTGTTGCAGTTGATCCAACTCACTATGACTCTGATGACCCAACAGCCGCTCAGTTGTTTCGGGAGATTCAGATTTATATGTGGGACAAACATGGCCTAGAGGTATCTGGTGAGCATGTGCTGTTAGAGGGAGACGCATTAACTGAGATATGGCAACAGGATCCCCCCTTTCATTTTGCTACACCTTTTGCCATCAAAACTTTTATTAACAATTAAAACACTCATTATGAAACGAAATTTACACAACATAAAATTCCTGTATGTAGATAATGCTTGGGATAAAAAATCTGATAAACTAATTACTTTGTTAAACCTTGATAGCGCCATAATTAGTGGTGCTATCAAAGGGATTATTTTCCGGAGGATAATTCAAGATGTCAGGGATGCAAATTCTGAACAAGAAAGAAAAGCTATTAAACCAAAAATACCAGCTGCTGTTGTTGCAATGGCAGATTCTAAGGGTGATATATCCCGCGGTAATTTCAAAACCCATTCCGGTCTAATTGTCATCGATATTGATTGTGATGATAACCCTGAATTACTGAAAGGTGACCTAAACTCAGCTGAGGAATTGAAGGCTACTCTACAGGGTGATGTTTACATCTTCCGGATGTTTATTTCTCCTTCGTATGGTCTAAAGCTATTGGTTAAAATAGACTGTAGGGATGAGGATACCCACGAAAGATATTTTATTGCGATAAAGAGACACTTTGAAAATCAATACGGATTAAAGATTGACGAATCCGGCAAAGATGTTTCACGATTGTGTTTTCTGTCATATGACCCAGAACTATACATCAACAACGATTCAAAGGTTTTCCCTGAAGAATCGATTAAGGATATCGTGATTGAGAAACCAAAAACTGTTCATCACGAGATTAATGAACAAACTCTCAAAGGTGTCGAATTCTTGGTTCAACAGATTGAAGAAAACAAGCTGGATATCACGGGAAATTATGATTCTTGGGTGCGAATAGCATTTGCTCTAAATATGCTAGGTGAACAAGGAGAAGAATTTTTTGTCCGTGTTTCGCAATTCCACAAGGGATTCAACGAAAGAAAGTGCCGTAAAAAGTTTAAACAGTGCACTAATAATCGGTCTTCTGGTGTTTCATTAGGAACGTTTTTCCATGCTTGCCAACAAGCAGGGCTAAAGCTCCCAAGGTCTGGAACCCAGTACCTCAAAACACCACTTTTCCCAGATGAGGTTTTTCTAAATCTCCCTCCTCACGCTGCAGAAGCAGTAAAACACAGCAAAAAGAATCGTGAACGCGATATTAGCTTATTGAGTTTTATCACAATAGTTTCTGCATTAAATCCAGATATCTTCGGCTTATATAGGGGGAAACAGCTATATATGAATTTAGCAACTTTGATTGTTGCCCCACATGCTGCGGGAAAGGGTGAGATGAATACACCATCTCCTATTCTCCATCCATTTGAATTTGAAAAGCAAAAAGAACAGGAAAGTTTGTATGAAGCCTACTACAAAGCCCTTAAAAAGTGGAAAGAAAGCAAAAAGAATGGAGAGGAAATTCCTAAACCTAAAAAACCCGGTCGAAAGATGATTAGGTTACCTAAAACCTCTTATGCGGCTGTTGTTAAGCTAATGTTCTATAACGCAAGCATGTTGTTTTTTTCATCAGAAGCTGATACCTTAAACAACCTGTTTGCTCAAGCATGGGGTGATTGGAGTGCGCTGTTGAGGCAAGCGGCACATCATGAACGACACCCGTACTACAACAAGACGAATGATGAGCACTATGACCTGGTACAACCAAAGTTGTCAACTTTGTTATCTGGTACTCCCAGTCAAATTAAGACCCTTGTTGATAGTGTTGAAAATGGTTTGTTCTCAAGATTCATATTCTACTACTTTACTGAGAGGTCTGAATTCGAGAATCCTTTCACCCAGCAAATTAATCTTACAGAGTATTATGAAAACTTGGGTAAAGAAATTATGGAACATTTCGAATTACTCCACTCCAATATGCCACATGTTGGTGAAATAGAGTTTCGATTTACCATAGAACAGCAAGAGGATTTTTATGAGTTCTTTTGCAGCCAACAAAAAGAACTCCGTGAAACCGTAGGAGACCAAACCGAAGGTTCTTTGTTCAGGTTGGGTAATTCTTTTTTTCGGATAGCAATGATTCTTACGGCATTGAGGAAGACTGAAACTGATAACGGAATTCTCATTTGTGAGGATGTAGATTATCACACGGCTAAACTGATGACCAAGGTGTTTATTGAGCATGTAGTTTGCGTTTCAGGGTTACTCCCAAAGACCCAAAAAGATACGAAAATTACTGACAGGGTGAACCCAGCATTCATCAAAGATTTACCTGATGAATTCCAGACAAAAGAAGCTTTTAAACTGGCTAAAAATTATAATATAAGCCGACGTACGGTCTATCGGGTGCTAAATGACTTGGAACGTGCAGGTGTGCTATCCAAGCCTAAGCAAGGCCATTACAAAAAGATAAACGTGGCATAATTGGCAGATTTGGCAGAGCTGTCATGGCTCTGCCATTTTTAATAAATAAGATCAAAATCATTAGAACATGGAAAAACCAATAACAGGAATAGTAATAAACTGCTCGTATGAAGCAGGTCAATCACTTTCACTAATCAAAGGTGGCAACCTTCAGACAGGGCTGTCCATTTTCAGAAAACCACCTTACACTTTGCATGGCAACTCTAGTATTAACATGACCGAGTACATTGCTCTATTAATGGCTGCATGGTATAGGTATCAACGTAACCCAGATGACATCATTTATTCCAACAATGATGCAGCGATTAAATGGTTCCTCAGCGGAGAGGTCAAGTCAAAAATTGAATTAGGCAGTGAGGTAGAAAAAGTAAAAAAAGAGTTCGAGAGTAAGATTGAACGTAAAATGAGGACTGGCGTTGAGAAGTGGCGGAAAGAATGGGGGGCAATACCTGTTTAGCAATCTATACAATTCTATTCGAATAGATAGAAGGTTTGCTTCTCAAAACAGCGTTCTTGATAAGGCTTGAGGCAGATCGAACCTATCTCTATCTGTAGGTATATCCAGAAGGGCTTTATAGCACATGTAAAAAACCTTCAGAAACTCATTGGCAAACTACCATGAAACCAAGATCTGAATTAACCAATACTATCAAAAAAATAATCAATATGGGAACATCAAAGAAAAGACAAGTACACAACTTAAGGGGCGAAAACGAAAGGGCTACATTAGACCGTTACCCCTCTCCAAGAATCTCACTAGAGTTGCTCAAAGGCACGGGTGAATTGGATGACCTAAAAAATGAAAAAATAGTTGAACCAGCATCCGGGATGGGGCATATATCAAAGTTCCTTGAAGCAAACGGATTCAAGGTTGAATCTAGTGACTTGGGTGATGATTCAGAAACATATGGTACTGGTGGATTGGATTTCTTGGCTAGAACTGAACGTTGTGAGAATATCATCACTAACCCTCCTTACAGACAAGCAATTGAATTCTTGAAGCATGCCATATCCATTACAGACCACAAGGTAATTATGCTATTAAGACTCAACTTCCTAGAATCACAAAGCAGGTTTGAGTTCTTCAAACAATTTCCTCCTGCCAAGGTTTATGTTATTTCCAAAAGACTACCCCACTATGATCCAGTTCATAAAGAATGGAAATCAGATGCCAGCTTCTCACATATGTGGATGGTATTCAATAATCGAGATAGAATTGGCGCAACACAGTTAGAGTGGGTCATGTAATTCCGTAATATATCTCCGAACCACAGGAAGGCATCTTCCTTTAACTCGAAAAGGTTCTACGGTATAGTTAGGGTTCCGGAATTACTCAGAGACTCTCCCGTGGCC
This genomic interval carries:
- a CDS encoding tyrosine-type recombinase/integrase, coding for MKYKMNYRFYLEKRFKKGTNTVEAKRLEKQGKPIGKYLNPNETAINIGITYNERYLKVGTGIRVLAKHFNVDKQRVLSSHPDCVEINNKLEHIKSSIKNRHYSLVLKGKTPSIATIKSIMEEEAKGIAARLDTTDFFKIFDKYMEEKSKMIKHQTFKNYQTFRTCMVDFVKAGYKLNIDAIDEVFWNQFYTFCAEEKNYLNNTTAKQVRCLKTFCNWMYEKNYIDHQEYKKIPDREEDGEIIYLTWDEIEAIKNYDFDFKPRLGVVRDQFIFQIHTGQRIGDILKCKISDIMFDADTKQHYWKNYQEKGSRTKATYIPLSETAMQIVNKYAEDRPTDSYLFPSKSRQAINGDIKEICRYAGLDSEITITRYSGKKKVSITKEKWEMITSHIARKTFISQGLRNGIPKDIIMKITGHKDERSVRHYLNLDKEFISKEALRVWK
- a CDS encoding helix-turn-helix domain-containing protein, with product MGKLLSYECPDCGDNRWRYHEADENGELKRVRCKNPVCRYEYNLSQLGTAKRYYKAKALQLYIEGIGSDTIARILDAPKQTIAYWIKRYGTGLEEVRLDKSMKGNPVPLNDEELYKIKDRFQRPRGIIIDGENIGESFIWGITRSISLPDS
- a CDS encoding helix-turn-helix domain-containing protein — protein: MKTVVREELTQLHGTPHAQDGELLKAKDVARLLKCSVQTVYNYRRRGIIKSCKKAGRSLYFSRQHIDEALKTIVHPKHLTKKS
- a CDS encoding DUF3987 domain-containing protein, whose product is MKRNLHNIKFLYVDNAWDKKSDKLITLLNLDSAIISGAIKGIIFRRIIQDVRDANSEQERKAIKPKIPAAVVAMADSKGDISRGNFKTHSGLIVIDIDCDDNPELLKGDLNSAEELKATLQGDVYIFRMFISPSYGLKLLVKIDCRDEDTHERYFIAIKRHFENQYGLKIDESGKDVSRLCFLSYDPELYINNDSKVFPEESIKDIVIEKPKTVHHEINEQTLKGVEFLVQQIEENKLDITGNYDSWVRIAFALNMLGEQGEEFFVRVSQFHKGFNERKCRKKFKQCTNNRSSGVSLGTFFHACQQAGLKLPRSGTQYLKTPLFPDEVFLNLPPHAAEAVKHSKKNRERDISLLSFITIVSALNPDIFGLYRGKQLYMNLATLIVAPHAAGKGEMNTPSPILHPFEFEKQKEQESLYEAYYKALKKWKESKKNGEEIPKPKKPGRKMIRLPKTSYAAVVKLMFYNASMLFFSSEADTLNNLFAQAWGDWSALLRQAAHHERHPYYNKTNDEHYDLVQPKLSTLLSGTPSQIKTLVDSVENGLFSRFIFYYFTERSEFENPFTQQINLTEYYENLGKEIMEHFELLHSNMPHVGEIEFRFTIEQQEDFYEFFCSQQKELRETVGDQTEGSLFRLGNSFFRIAMILTALRKTETDNGILICEDVDYHTAKLMTKVFIEHVVCVSGLLPKTQKDTKITDRVNPAFIKDLPDEFQTKEAFKLAKNYNISRRTVYRVLNDLERAGVLSKPKQGHYKKINVA